From a region of the Sinorhizobium sp. B11 genome:
- the arfB gene encoding aminoacyl-tRNA hydrolase: MASDALYINDRITIAGWELTEQFVLAGGPGGQNVNKVSTAVQLFFNIPNSPSLNERVKANAIKLAGRRMSKDGVLMIEASRFRSQDRNREDARERLKELVLEAAKPPPPPRKKTKPTKGSIERRLKEKSGRSEVKKMRGRLGGGE; encoded by the coding sequence ATGGCCAGCGACGCGCTCTACATCAATGACAGGATCACCATCGCCGGATGGGAGCTGACGGAACAGTTCGTTCTGGCGGGCGGTCCTGGCGGTCAGAACGTCAACAAGGTGTCGACCGCCGTCCAGCTTTTCTTCAATATCCCGAATTCGCCTTCACTCAACGAGCGAGTGAAGGCTAATGCGATCAAGCTTGCCGGCAGGCGCATGTCGAAGGACGGCGTATTGATGATCGAGGCAAGCCGGTTCCGCAGCCAGGACCGCAACCGCGAGGATGCGCGCGAGCGGCTGAAGGAACTGGTCCTGGAGGCCGCCAAGCCGCCACCGCCGCCACGCAAGAAGACAAAGCCGACCAAGGGCTCGATCGAACGACGGCTGAAGGAAAAATCCGGCCGGTCTGAAGTCAAGAAGATGCGTGGCCGCCTGGGCGGCGGGGAGTGA
- a CDS encoding alpha-ketoglutarate-dependent dioxygenase AlkB, with protein MPELLSGIRHLPEYLDRARQEALVGIIRTIVAEAPLYVPIMPVTGKPMSVRMTNCGSLGWVTDKERGYRYQPMHPATGRPWPVIPSELLDIWSDVSGYDKPPEACLVNFYSDEARMGLHQDKDENDLKAPVVSISLGNACLFRVGGVNRNDKTMSFKLSSGDLVILGGEGRLCFHGVDRIYPATSTLLKNGGRINLTLRRVNP; from the coding sequence ATGCCGGAACTTTTGAGCGGCATTCGCCATCTTCCGGAATATCTGGATCGTGCCCGCCAGGAGGCACTGGTCGGCATCATCAGGACCATCGTCGCAGAAGCGCCGCTCTACGTGCCGATCATGCCCGTTACCGGCAAGCCGATGTCGGTGCGGATGACCAATTGCGGTTCGCTCGGCTGGGTCACGGACAAGGAGCGAGGCTATCGCTATCAACCGATGCATCCGGCAACCGGTAGGCCGTGGCCGGTCATACCTTCTGAATTGCTTGATATCTGGAGTGACGTTTCGGGTTACGACAAACCGCCCGAAGCTTGCCTCGTCAATTTCTATTCCGACGAGGCGCGCATGGGCCTGCATCAGGACAAGGATGAGAACGATCTGAAGGCGCCGGTCGTGTCGATTTCCCTCGGCAACGCCTGCCTCTTCCGTGTCGGTGGGGTGAACCGCAACGACAAGACCATGTCCTTCAAGCTGTCGAGCGGCGATCTCGTCATTCTCGGCGGGGAGGGGCGGCTCTGCTTCCACGGCGTCGACCGCATCTATCCGGCAACATCCACGCTTCTGAAGAACGGCGGACGCATCAACCTGACGCTCCGTCGTGTCAATCCTTGA
- the coaA gene encoding type I pantothenate kinase yields MSIATQIIGVAEKLDHFQTASYSPYHFFTSEQWAKFRADTPMTLTADEVKRLRSMGDPIDLDEVRRIYLSLSRLLSAHVESSQLLFEQRNRFLSLSNVTKTPFVIGIAGSVAVGKSTTARILKELLGRWPSSPKVDLVTTDGFLHPNAVLKRENLMQRKGFPESYDTGAILRFLSAIKAGLPDVRAPSYSHLVYDVLPDEYKIVDRPDILIFEGINVLQSRDLPADGKIVPMVSDFFDFSIYIDAEETQIHNWYVTRFMRLRETAFRDPNSYFHRYASISEEEAVAIAEDLWANINLKNLRQNILPTRPRADLILRKGKDHLIEQVALRKL; encoded by the coding sequence ATGAGTATCGCGACACAGATTATCGGAGTGGCGGAAAAGCTGGATCACTTCCAGACCGCCTCCTATTCCCCCTATCACTTCTTCACATCGGAACAGTGGGCGAAGTTTCGTGCCGATACGCCGATGACGCTGACGGCCGACGAGGTCAAACGGCTTCGCTCCATGGGCGACCCGATCGACCTCGACGAAGTCAGGCGCATCTACCTGTCGCTGTCGCGCCTGCTTTCCGCGCATGTGGAATCCTCGCAGCTGCTGTTCGAGCAGCGCAACCGGTTCCTCAGTCTCTCGAACGTGACGAAGACCCCGTTCGTGATCGGCATTGCCGGATCGGTGGCTGTCGGCAAATCCACGACGGCACGTATTCTGAAAGAGCTGCTTGGCCGCTGGCCGTCCAGTCCCAAGGTCGATCTCGTTACCACGGACGGCTTCCTCCATCCGAACGCCGTGCTGAAGCGCGAGAACCTGATGCAGCGCAAGGGTTTTCCGGAGAGTTACGACACCGGCGCAATCCTGCGTTTCCTGTCGGCGATCAAGGCCGGCCTGCCGGATGTGAGGGCACCCTCCTATTCGCACCTCGTCTATGACGTGCTGCCGGACGAGTACAAGATCGTTGACCGGCCCGATATTCTGATCTTCGAGGGCATCAACGTCCTGCAATCACGTGACCTGCCGGCGGACGGCAAGATCGTGCCGATGGTGTCCGACTTCTTCGACTTCTCGATCTATATCGACGCCGAGGAAACACAGATCCACAATTGGTACGTCACGCGTTTCATGCGCCTCAGGGAAACTGCCTTCCGGGATCCGAATTCCTACTTCCACCGTTATGCATCGATCAGCGAGGAAGAAGCCGTGGCGATTGCAGAAGACCTCTGGGCGAACATCAATCTCAAGAACCTGCGCCAGAACATCCTTCCGACGCGGCCACGCGCCGATCTTATTCTGCGCAAGGGCAAGGATCACCTGATCGAGCAGGTGGCACTGCGCAAGCTCTAG
- a CDS encoding phosphoribosyl-ATP diphosphatase gives MSGFSLSDLERIVEERAKASPDESWTAKLVAAGQPKAAKKLGEEAIEAVMAAITNDRDNLTYEAADVLYHLMVVLKIAKIPLENVMTELARRTAQSGLKEKASRQNS, from the coding sequence ATGAGCGGATTTTCCCTTTCCGACCTCGAGCGGATCGTTGAAGAGCGGGCGAAGGCTTCACCGGATGAATCCTGGACAGCCAAGCTGGTGGCTGCAGGGCAACCGAAAGCAGCCAAGAAACTCGGCGAGGAAGCGATCGAAGCTGTGATGGCGGCCATCACCAACGATCGCGATAACCTCACCTATGAAGCAGCCGACGTTCTCTATCACCTAATGGTCGTATTGAAGATTGCTAAAATACCGTTAGAGAATGTCATGACCGAACTTGCGCGGCGGACCGCGCAATCCGGCCTCAAGGAAAAGGCCAGCCGGCAGAATTCATGA
- the hisF gene encoding imidazole glycerol phosphate synthase subunit HisF has translation MSLKARVIPCLDVKDGRVVKGVNFLNLVDAGDPVEAAKAYDAAGADELCFLDITASSDNRETIFDVVARTAEQCFMPLTVGGGVRTIADIRKLLLCGADKISINSAAVNNPDFVAEAADKFGDQCIVVSIDAKRRLTQQVGGDNLSAWEIYTHGGRNATGIDAVEFAQKMVARGAGELLVTSMDRDGTKIGYDLELTRAIADSVRVPVIASGGVGDLDDLVAGVKDGHANAVLAASIFHFGTYSVGEAKHYMSERGIAMRLD, from the coding sequence ATGAGCCTGAAGGCCCGCGTGATCCCCTGCCTCGACGTCAAGGACGGCCGTGTCGTCAAGGGCGTGAACTTCCTAAATCTGGTCGATGCCGGCGATCCGGTCGAAGCGGCCAAGGCCTATGATGCGGCCGGTGCCGACGAGCTGTGCTTCCTCGACATCACCGCCTCTTCGGACAATCGCGAGACGATCTTCGATGTCGTGGCGCGCACGGCCGAACAATGCTTCATGCCGCTCACCGTCGGCGGCGGCGTTCGCACCATTGCCGATATCCGCAAGCTGCTGCTTTGCGGTGCCGACAAGATCTCGATCAATTCGGCGGCGGTCAACAATCCGGATTTCGTGGCCGAGGCAGCCGACAAGTTTGGCGACCAGTGCATCGTCGTGTCGATCGATGCCAAGCGGCGCCTGACGCAGCAGGTCGGCGGCGACAATCTCAGTGCCTGGGAGATCTATACGCATGGCGGCCGCAACGCGACCGGCATAGACGCCGTGGAATTCGCGCAGAAGATGGTTGCCCGCGGCGCCGGCGAGTTGCTCGTCACCTCGATGGACCGCGATGGCACGAAGATCGGCTACGATCTGGAGCTGACCCGGGCGATTGCCGATTCCGTCCGTGTGCCCGTCATCGCGTCTGGCGGTGTGGGTGATCTCGACGATCTCGTGGCCGGTGTGAAGGATGGCCATGCCAATGCGGTGCTTGCCGCATCAATCTTCCACTTCGGCACCTATTCTGTCGGCGAAGCCAAGCACTATATGTCTGAACGCGGCATCGCGATGCGGCTCGATTGA